The following are encoded in a window of Thunnus albacares chromosome 17, fThuAlb1.1, whole genome shotgun sequence genomic DNA:
- the ddx5 gene encoding probable ATP-dependent RNA helicase DDX5 isoform X2, whose product MPGYADRDRGRDRDRDRDRGYGGGPPRFGGNRGGSGGGGGKFGNPGDRLRKKHWNLDELPKFEKNFYQQHPDVARRGLQEVEQYRRSKTITVKGRDCPNPIQKFHEASFPSYVMDVINKQNWSEPTPIQAQGWPLALSGNDMVGIAQTGSGKTLSYLLPAIVHINHQPFLERGDGPICLVLAPTRELAQQVQQVAAEYGRASRLKSTCIYGGAPKGPQIRDLERGVEICIATPGRLIDFLEAGKTNLRRCTYLVLDEADRMLDMGFEPQIRKIVDQIRPDRQTLMWSATWPKEVRQLAEDFLKDYVQINVGALQLSANHNILQIVDVCSDGEKENKLIRLLEEIMSEKENKTIIFVETKRRCDDLTRRMRRDGWPAMGIHGDKSQQERDWVLNEFKYGKAPILIATDVASRGLDVEDVKFVINFDYPNNSEDYIHRIGRTARSQKTGTAYTFFTPNNVRQASDLISVLREANQAINPKLLQMAEVRGGKSNWAFKGRQRW is encoded by the exons ATGCCAGGATATGCCGACAGAGATCGTGGCAGAGACCGGgacagagatagagacagagg CTATGGCGGCGGTCCTCCTCGCTTTGGTGGCAACCGTGGTGGTAGCGGCGGCGGCGGAGGGAAGTTCGGTAATCCCGGCGATCGGCTGCGGAAGAAGCACTGGAACCTGGACGAGCTCCCTAAATTTGAGAAGAACTTTTATCAGCAGCATCCCGATGTTGCCCGGAGGGGTCTG CAAGAAGTTGAACAGTACAGGAGGTCCAAAACAATTACGGTGAAGGGGAGAGATTGCCCAAATCCAATCCAAAAGTTCCACGAGGCCAGCTTTCCCT CCTATGTGATGGATGTAATCAACAAACAGAACTGGAGTGAACCAACACCCATCCAGGCTCAGGGCTGGCCTCTGGCTCTTAGCGGCAATGATATGGTCGGCATTGCACAGACTGGCTCTGGCAAGACGCTTTCT TATCTGTTGCCTGCAATCGTTCACATCAACCACCAGCCTTTCCTGGAACGTGGAGATGGTCCTATT TGCTTGGTGCTGGCCCCGACCCGTGAGCTGGCACAGCAGGTGCAACAGGTGGCCGCAGAATATGGCAGAGCTTCTCGCCTCAAGTCCACCTGTATCTACGGAGGAGCACCTAAGGGACCCCAGATCCGTGACCTTGAAAGAG GTGTGGAGATCTGCATCGCCACCCCAGGCAGGCTCATTGACTTCCTTGAAGCAGGAAAGACAAACCTGCGTCGTTGCACTTATCTTGTGCTGGATGAGGCTGACAGAATGCTGGACATGGGCTTTGAACCACAGATCCGGAAAATTGTCGACCAAATCAGA CCTGACCGTCAGACTCTGATGTGGAGTGCCACTTGGCCCAAAGAGGTTCGCCAGCTGGCGGAGGATTTCCTGAAGGACTATGTGCAGATCAATGTTGGTGCTCTGCAGCTCAGTGCCAACCACAACATCCTACAGATAGTGGATGTCTGCAGTGATGGAGAAAAGGAGAACAA ACTCATCCGTCTGCTTGAGGAAATCATGAGTGAGAAGGAAAACAAGACCATCATCTTTGTTGAGACAAAGAGGCGGTGTGATGACCTTACCAGGAGGATGAGAAGGGACGG GTGGCCAGCTATGGGAATCCATGGGGATAAAAGCCAGCAGGAAAGAGACTGGGTTCTCAATG aGTTCAAATATGGAAAGGCTCCGATTCTCATTGCTACAGATGTTGCCTCCAGGGGTCTAG ATGTTGAAGACGTGAAATTTGTCATCAACTTTGACTACCCCAACAACTCTGAGGACTATATCCACCGCATTGGCAGAACAGCACGTAGCCAAAAGACAGGCACAGCCTATACCTTCTTCACTCCGAACAACGTGAGGCAGGCCAGTGACCTCATCTCTGTGCTCCGCGAGGCCAACCAGGCAATCAACCCCAAGCTCCTCCAAATGGCGGAAGTCAGAGGAGGTAAATCTAATTG GGCGTTCAAGGGGCGGCAGAGGTGGTGA
- the ddx5 gene encoding probable ATP-dependent RNA helicase DDX5 isoform X1 has protein sequence MPGYADRDRGRDRDRDRDRGYGGGPPRFGGNRGGSGGGGGKFGNPGDRLRKKHWNLDELPKFEKNFYQQHPDVARRGLQEVEQYRRSKTITVKGRDCPNPIQKFHEASFPSYVMDVINKQNWSEPTPIQAQGWPLALSGNDMVGIAQTGSGKTLSYLLPAIVHINHQPFLERGDGPICLVLAPTRELAQQVQQVAAEYGRASRLKSTCIYGGAPKGPQIRDLERGVEICIATPGRLIDFLEAGKTNLRRCTYLVLDEADRMLDMGFEPQIRKIVDQIRPDRQTLMWSATWPKEVRQLAEDFLKDYVQINVGALQLSANHNILQIVDVCSDGEKENKLIRLLEEIMSEKENKTIIFVETKRRCDDLTRRMRRDGWPAMGIHGDKSQQERDWVLNEFKYGKAPILIATDVASRGLDVEDVKFVINFDYPNNSEDYIHRIGRTARSQKTGTAYTFFTPNNVRQASDLISVLREANQAINPKLLQMAEVRGGRSRGGRGGDYRDDRRDRYSSGRRDFGSFRDRDSGRGFDNGPNKAFGTNSQNGGYGGNNSGSNGFSGGSYNGNGQSNFNSQTGSFGGQNNFQAPQFAPGKGGAQNGASHPPFPFPQAQAPQHPPPPLVPYPMPPQFTQ, from the exons ATGCCAGGATATGCCGACAGAGATCGTGGCAGAGACCGGgacagagatagagacagagg CTATGGCGGCGGTCCTCCTCGCTTTGGTGGCAACCGTGGTGGTAGCGGCGGCGGCGGAGGGAAGTTCGGTAATCCCGGCGATCGGCTGCGGAAGAAGCACTGGAACCTGGACGAGCTCCCTAAATTTGAGAAGAACTTTTATCAGCAGCATCCCGATGTTGCCCGGAGGGGTCTG CAAGAAGTTGAACAGTACAGGAGGTCCAAAACAATTACGGTGAAGGGGAGAGATTGCCCAAATCCAATCCAAAAGTTCCACGAGGCCAGCTTTCCCT CCTATGTGATGGATGTAATCAACAAACAGAACTGGAGTGAACCAACACCCATCCAGGCTCAGGGCTGGCCTCTGGCTCTTAGCGGCAATGATATGGTCGGCATTGCACAGACTGGCTCTGGCAAGACGCTTTCT TATCTGTTGCCTGCAATCGTTCACATCAACCACCAGCCTTTCCTGGAACGTGGAGATGGTCCTATT TGCTTGGTGCTGGCCCCGACCCGTGAGCTGGCACAGCAGGTGCAACAGGTGGCCGCAGAATATGGCAGAGCTTCTCGCCTCAAGTCCACCTGTATCTACGGAGGAGCACCTAAGGGACCCCAGATCCGTGACCTTGAAAGAG GTGTGGAGATCTGCATCGCCACCCCAGGCAGGCTCATTGACTTCCTTGAAGCAGGAAAGACAAACCTGCGTCGTTGCACTTATCTTGTGCTGGATGAGGCTGACAGAATGCTGGACATGGGCTTTGAACCACAGATCCGGAAAATTGTCGACCAAATCAGA CCTGACCGTCAGACTCTGATGTGGAGTGCCACTTGGCCCAAAGAGGTTCGCCAGCTGGCGGAGGATTTCCTGAAGGACTATGTGCAGATCAATGTTGGTGCTCTGCAGCTCAGTGCCAACCACAACATCCTACAGATAGTGGATGTCTGCAGTGATGGAGAAAAGGAGAACAA ACTCATCCGTCTGCTTGAGGAAATCATGAGTGAGAAGGAAAACAAGACCATCATCTTTGTTGAGACAAAGAGGCGGTGTGATGACCTTACCAGGAGGATGAGAAGGGACGG GTGGCCAGCTATGGGAATCCATGGGGATAAAAGCCAGCAGGAAAGAGACTGGGTTCTCAATG aGTTCAAATATGGAAAGGCTCCGATTCTCATTGCTACAGATGTTGCCTCCAGGGGTCTAG ATGTTGAAGACGTGAAATTTGTCATCAACTTTGACTACCCCAACAACTCTGAGGACTATATCCACCGCATTGGCAGAACAGCACGTAGCCAAAAGACAGGCACAGCCTATACCTTCTTCACTCCGAACAACGTGAGGCAGGCCAGTGACCTCATCTCTGTGCTCCGCGAGGCCAACCAGGCAATCAACCCCAAGCTCCTCCAAATGGCGGAAGTCAGAGGAG GGCGTTCAAGGGGCGGCAGAGGTGGTGACTACAGAGATGACCGCCGGGATAGGTATTCCTCTGGAAGGCGTGATTTTGGCAGTTTTAGGGACCGGGATAGTGGTAGAGGTTTTGACAACGGACCAAATAAAGCCTTTGGCACAAATTCACAGAATGGAGGCTATGGGGGCAATAACAGCGGCTCCAATGGTTTCAGCGGAGGCAGCTACAACGGTAACGGACAGTCCAACTTTAACAGCCAAACAGGATCCTTCGGAGGCCAGAACAACTTCCAGGCCCCACAGTTCGCCCCTGGTAAGGGTGGCGCACAGAACGGTGCAAGTCATCCCCCTTTCCCCTTCCCCCAGGCACAGGCTCCGCAGCATCCTCCCCCACCGCTGGTGCCGTACCCCATGCCTCCTCAGTTCACTcagtaa